A single genomic interval of Malania oleifera isolate guangnan ecotype guangnan chromosome 11, ASM2987363v1, whole genome shotgun sequence harbors:
- the LOC131168315 gene encoding squamosa promoter-binding-like protein 16: protein MDWNLRASPWDLTELEQRDNAHLAALVGSSSLGGQSSEGDFSVDLKLGRLDDLRDGFAAKLNTSGTSTVVPSSSGSSKRPRALNGTQNVSCLVDGCTSDLSNCREYHRRHRVCERHSKTPVVLIGGEERRFCQQCSRFHSLGEFDEVKRSCRKRLDGHNRRRRKPQPESVYTNSQSFLSNHQGNRFLQLRSPHIHATATSCSPIWPEEDTSVSSHRQQWPVTHRQSNFLDSLNHINNGEDKHFPFLQASDPSIGNQAAHEVSPSQPLLNAIIPSEVSHKMPFDGLQSTDSNCALSLLSPQHPTQTLNWISSNHLVQPNVSWGLNFSSIDPGLIIDACANGGSWNGMHHTSPDGFPQTIPFSWG, encoded by the exons ATGGATTGGAACTTGAGGGCATCTCCTTGGGATTTAACTGAACTGGAGCAACGAGACAATGCCCATCTTGCTGCTCTGGTTGGGTCCAGTAGTTTAGGAGGGCAAAGCAGTGAAGGAGATTTTTCGGTAGATTTGAAACTCGGAAGACTGGATGATTTGAGAGACGGGTTTGCAGCCAAATTGAACACTTCAGGGACCTCAACTGTGGTCCCATCATCTTCAGGGTCATCGAAAAGGCCCCGGGCATTAAATGGAACTCAAAATGTTTCATGCTTGGTTGATGGCTGCACATCAGACCTCAGTAACTGCAGGGAGTATCATCGGCGCCATCGGGTCTGTGAACGTCACTCGAAGACCCCAGTAGTGCTCATTGGTGGTGAAGAGCGCCGGTTCTGCCAGCAGTGTAGCAG ATTCCATTCTCTGGGAGAGTTTGATGAGGTGAAGAGAAGCTGCAGGAAACGTCTTGATGGACACAATAGGCGCCGACGAAAGCCTCAGCCAGAATCCGTATACACCAATTCTCAAAGCTTTCTGTCCAATCACCAAG GCAACAGGTTCTTGCAACTCAGGAGTCCACATATTCATGCCACTGCAACTTCATGCAGCCCCATTTGGCCCGAGGAAGATACTTCAGTTTCTAGTCATCGCCAGCAATGGCCCGTGACCCACCGACAAAGTAATTTTCTCGATTCTTTGAACCACATCAACAATGGGGAGGACAAACACTTCCCTTTCTTGCAGGCCAGTGACCCTAGTATTGGAAATCAAGCAGCCCATGAAGTTTCTCCATCCCAGCCATTGCTAAATGCCATTATCCCATCAGAAGTTAGCCATAAAATGCCCTTTGATGGGTTACAATCAACCGACTCAAATTGTGCTCTCTCTCTTCTGTCACCTCAACATCCAACACAGACCTTGAACTGGATCAGCTCGAACCATTTGGTGCAACCCAATGTGAGCTGGGGTCTGAATTTTAGCAGCATTGATCCAGGGTTGATTATCGATGCCTGCGCCAATGGTGGTAGTTGGAATGGGATGCATCATACGAGCCCTGATGGATTCCCTCAAACCATTCCCTTTTCTTGGGGGTAA
- the LOC131168317 gene encoding uncharacterized protein LOC131168317, with the protein MALTNFILTVAGVGAVVLLLRSDVKQSAAIFRRNVRHIRHWLEEESASASKAAEKAKPKQLNPEVPKEDKH; encoded by the exons ATGGCTTTGACAAATTTCATTCTCACAGTGGCTGGAGTGGGCGCTGTTGTTCTTCTGTTGAGGAGTGATGTCAAACAATCAGCTGCCATTTTCAGGCGCAATGTTCGTCATATTCGTCACTGGCTTGAAGAAGAATCTGCCTCTGCCTCAAA GGCTGCAGAGAAGGCAAAACCGAAGCAACTGAACCCAGAGGTTCCCAAGGAGGACAAGCACTAG